Proteins from a genomic interval of Phlebotomus papatasi isolate M1 chromosome 3, Ppap_2.1, whole genome shotgun sequence:
- the LOC129806918 gene encoding medium-chain acyl-CoA ligase ACSF2, mitochondrial-like codes for MIRLVSTLKILSRIQKTNKIFRKFYTNHNGLSYIQKIGKYPLVYRTIGQELSRVANEFGDREAYVFVEEKKRFTYGQLKVKADRLAAGFQAIGLKTGDRIGIWAPNMAMWPVVLYAAARAGLILVALNPAYQVPEAEICLQKAGIKALVTSESFRDKEYYEKILQIVPKLNKVSHGKIQSEKLPFLSSIIIDSEKYYPGTLRLKDVSSMAASSQIKHIEFQQKCISPDSGSNIRFTSGTTGNPKPALLSHFALINNGINSSTGMDEKRFLMPIPFFHIYGSLVGAIGSLSRVATTIVPSIVYNSEKALQSIQDEKCDIIFGVPTMYSDLVEKQKKLKLDLKAEIAANGSDSLPPQLCSEIQNVLGVKRVQHLFGMTESSGTSFSSLPGDTEKQIFETVGHVQDHIEVKVTDKHGDLVPFGTPGELNIRGYITMLGYWDDEEKTREILARDGWLRTGDQFILQADGYGKVVGRLKEVIVRGADKIFPKEIEILLSTCPQIAEIHIVAVPDKRLGEELFAFVRLQPGIESFTASDIKKFCDGKISYFKIPQFMEVVTEFPRTASGKVQKFKLEELAKEKYAKIKDAIKLETSPVKTTI; via the exons ATGATACGTTTAGTGAGTACATTGAAAATTCTATCTCGGAtccaaaaaaccaataaaatatttcggaaattttatacaaatcaCAATGGATTAAGTTATATtcagaaaattggaaaatatccTTTGGTGTATAGAACAATTGGGCAAGAGTTGAGTCGAGTGGCTAATGAATTTGGTGATCGTGAAGCTTATGTGTTTGTCGAAGAGAAGAAAAGATTCACTTATGGTCAGTTAAAAGTAAAGGCAGATCGCTTGGCTGCAGGATTTCAAGCCATCGGACTGAAAACAGGAGATCGTATTGGAATCTGGGCTCCTAACATGGCCATGTGGCCAGTTGTGTTATATGCAGCTGCAAGAGCTGGACTTATTCTTGTGGCTCTAAATCCAGCATATCAGGTTCCAGAGGCGGAGATTTGCTTGCAAAAGGCTGGGATTAAAGCTTTGGTGACTTCAGAGAGTTTTCGCGATAAGGAATACTAcgagaaaattttgcagattgTCCCTAAATTGAATAAAGTATCTCATGGCAAAATTCAAAGCGAAAAATTACCATTCCTTTCgagtataataattgattctgAGAAATACTACCCAGGAACTCTCCGCCTCAAGGATGTTTCATCTATGGCAGCGTCTTCTCAAATTAAACACATTGAATTCCAACAGAAATGTATTAGTCCAGATAGTGGAAGTAATATTCGATTTACTTCAGGCACAACAGGAAATCCTAAACCTGCCCTATTATCACACTTTGCTCTCATTAATAATGGAATTAACAGTAGCACTGGAATGGATGAAAAAAGATTCTTAATGCCAATACCTTTTTTTCACATATACGGATCTCTTGTGGGAGCAATAGGAAGTTTATCTAGGGTTGCAACTACTATTGTTCCCTCAATTGTCTACAATTCAGAAAAAGCCCTTCAATCAATTCAAGATGAGAAGTGTGATATAATTTTTGGAGTACCTACGATGTATAGTGACTTAGtggaaaagcaaaagaaattgaaattggATTTAAAAGCAGAAATTGCTGCAAATGGGTCAGATTCCCTTCCACCTCAACTGTGCAGTGAAATACAAAATGTACTGGGAGTGAAAAGAGTGCAA CATCTATTTGGAATGACAGAAAGTTCCGGAACGAGTTTTTCATCGCTCCCGGGAGAtacagaaaaacaaatttttgagacAGTTGGTCATGTTCAAGACCACATTGAGGTAAAAGTGACTGATAAGCACGGTGATCTTGTACCATTCGGAACTCCAGGAGAACTCAATATTCGCGGATATATCACAATGCTGGGCTACTGGGATGATGAGGAAAAGACCAGAGAAATTCTGGCAAGAGATGGATGGTTGAGGACTGGAGATCAATTTATCCTCCAAGCAGATGGATATGGAAAAGTCGTTGGAAGGCTTAAGGAAGTCATAGTTAGAGGGGCAGACAAAATCTTTCCCaaagaaattgaaattcttCTATCCACATGTCCTCAAATTGCCGAAATCCATATAGTTGCGGTACCTGATAAACGTTTAGGAGAAGAATTATTTGCTTTCGTTCGCCTTCAGCCTGGAATTGAATCATTCACCGCGAGCGATATCAAGAAATTTTGTGATGGAAAAATCTCTTACTTCAAAATTCCACAATTTATGGAAGTAGTTACTGAATTTCCCAGAACTGCATCAGGGAAAGTTCAGAAATTTAAACTAGAAGAGCTAGCTAaagagaaatatgcaaaaattaaggATGCCATTAAACTTGAAACTTCACCGGTGAAAACaactatataa
- the LOC129806910 gene encoding nucleoporin Ndc1 yields the protein MISPQELECRKICSERFFLAIACSTGLQFVMLGLFLIFINVNIVHPIAWIAGSISKVFSPYTWLCITPLIGSVAIYGMLMARHLVSEPKYYRNRFTMYRSSGRKLMYLGVHGIVGFLTAWLYAKYLPEDYSALTRPCDGQSCYNDKYIFIIISGFYTGIYFFLKEHMKSQNLIVFPVILQGKYQQVTTNLAGIFCKSLSMTFFSALIYVLGYWVSNGLFKWSLEAIFGLKFADDSIFVHLMDFLLDWRLIIYEWILSSQILSNMYLINRLLIVFLTEYRAFPIVRPLGSNPEYQEITLTEALATQKLPVIQDLACQDLFMIANGCDSARRKDIFMLSIPGGHPNNWKALVSQCLELVNGFNQKLMKSIEGMKLEPVLPSKAAVFRPTATEVADHILWMQHNEGLRIQRHTNPQENPRVSETTNKTFYTIQDFWKIVGNFVERGKKYLMNYPGIHYLFSETPFEETFFHLMHSQRIIWIVQAISTLAEKSVQEDTFGVVQNDLTDIIRAFIQLKNTLDKIGNIMLGERRVDRNFLTLKSAVKRSLYRISNTFSAYFSDLRLSDPDLKHINLFATYKEA from the coding sequence ATGATAAGTCCCCAAGAATTGGAATGCCGGAAAATCTGCTCCGAGAGATTCTTCTTGGCCATTGCATGTAGTACAGGCTTGCAATTTGTCATGCTGGGACTCTTCCTCATCTTTATCAATGTCAACATTGTCCATCCGATTGCATGGATTGCCGGGAGTATCTCAAAGGTTTTTTCCCCATACACCTGGCTCTGTATTACTCCACTTATTGGCTCTGTGGCCATCTACGGGATGCTCATGGCCAGGCATTTGGTATCTGAACCCAAATACTATCGCAATAGATTCACAATGTATAGGTCCAGTGGGAGGAAGTTGATGTACTTGGGAGTACATGGAATTGTGGGATTTCTCACAGCATGGCTGTATGCCAAATATTTGCCAGAAGATTACAGTGCCCTGACAAGGCCCTGCGATGGCCAGTCATGTTACAATGACAAGTACATCTTCATCATTATCAGTGGATTCTATACAGGGATTTATTTCTTTCTGAAGGAGCACATGAAGTCCCAAAATCTCATAGTTTTCCCAGTGATTCTGCAGGGAAAGTACCAGCAGGTTACAACCAATCTCGCTGGGATCTTCTGCAAATCTCTCTCTATGACTTTCTTCTCTGCCCTGATTTATGTTTTGGGGTATTGGGTATCAAATGGACTCTTCAAGTGGAGCCTTGAGGCAATTTTCGGCCTCAAATTTGCCGATGATTCCATCTTTGTGCATCTGATGGATTTCCTATTGGATTGGAGATTGATCATTTATGAGTGGATTCTGTCTTCGCAAATTCTTAGCAATATGTACTTGATCAACAGATTGTTGATTGTCTTCCTCACTGAATACCGAGCCTTTCCGATCGTTCGACCCTTGGGAAGTAATCCTGAGTATCAGGAAATTACTCTGACTGAAGCTCTGGCAACCCAAAAACTTCCAGtcattcaggatcttgcctgtCAGGATCTCTTTATGATTGCCAATGGATGTGACTCAGCCAGGAGGAAGGATATCTTTATGCTTTCAATTCCCGGAGGACATCCCAATAACTGGAAAGCCCTGGTGAGTCAGTGCCTGGAACTGGTGAATGGATTCAACCAAAAGCTCATGAAATCCATCGAAGGCATGAAATTGGAGCCAGTTTTGCCCAGTAAAGCTGCAGTTTTTAGGCCAACAGCAACAGAAGTTGCTGATCATATTCTCTGGATGCAACACAATGAAGGACTCAGGATTCAGAGGCACACGAATCCCCAGGAAAACCCACGAGTCAGTGAGACAACAAATAAAACCTTCTACACCAttcaagatttttggaaaattgtggGAAACTTCGTGGAAAGAGGAAAGAAGTATCTGATGAATTATCCAGGAATTCACTATCTCTTCAGTGAAACTCCCTTCGAAGAGACATTTTTTCACCTGATGCACTCTCAGCGGATCATTTGGATTGTCCAGGCCATTTCCACTTTGGCTGAGAAATCCGTTCAAGAGGATACATTTGGCGTAGTTCAGAATGATCTCACAGACATCATCCGGGCATTCATACAGCTCAAGAATACCCTGGACAAAATTGGAAATATTATGCTGGGCGAGAGGAGGGTAGATCGAAATTTCCTGACACTCAAAAGTGCAGTTAAGCGAAGTCTCTATCGCATCTCAAACACTTTTTCTGCCTACTTCAGTGATCTTCGCCTCAGTGACCCAGACTTGAAGCACATCAATCTCTTCGCCACCTACAAAGAAGCCTAG